Proteins encoded together in one Scytonema millei VB511283 window:
- a CDS encoding class I SAM-dependent methyltransferase: MTWQTLGLEPHLYNYLLSVSLREPEILMQLRQETARHPLGKMQIAPEQGQFIALLLQLIGAKKTLDIGVFMGYSSLLMALTLPIDGIVVSCEKSEEYAAIARHWWQQAGVANKIDLHVAPAKETLHHLIETGGTETFDFALIDADKSNYEIYYEQALQLIRPGGLIAIDNVLWSGRVADPQIQDNRTKKLRTLNQKLHQDRRITLSLVPIGDGLTLARKVMNANC, encoded by the coding sequence ATGACTTGGCAAACTCTTGGATTGGAACCACATTTATACAATTACTTATTATCTGTTTCCTTGCGAGAACCAGAAATTTTGATGCAACTACGTCAAGAAACTGCTCGTCATCCATTAGGTAAAATGCAAATTGCCCCGGAACAGGGTCAATTTATTGCCTTATTGTTGCAATTAATCGGAGCAAAAAAAACTTTAGATATTGGTGTATTTATGGGCTATAGTTCTTTATTAATGGCATTAACATTACCCATTGATGGTATAGTAGTATCTTGTGAAAAAAGTGAAGAATATGCTGCGATCGCGCGTCACTGGTGGCAACAGGCAGGCGTAGCAAATAAAATTGACTTGCACGTTGCACCAGCCAAGGAAACTCTTCACCATCTCATAGAAACAGGTGGAACTGAAACATTTGATTTTGCTTTAATTGATGCAGACAAGAGTAATTACGAGATTTACTACGAACAAGCACTTCAGCTGATACGTCCAGGCGGATTAATTGCAATTGATAACGTGTTATGGTCGGGACGAGTTGCCGATCCACAAATTCAGGATAATCGCACTAAGAAATTACGCACCTTAAATCAAAAACTTCATCAAGATCGGCGGATTACTCTCAGCCTTGTACCAATTGGAGACGGTTTAACTTTGGCAAGAAAGGTAATGAATGCTAATTGCTAA
- a CDS encoding TRAP transporter substrate-binding protein, which produces MDRKGSIQRRNFLLGAAASATAAIAIGSQTHQTAKAQSAEFRWRMVSRWDKTFPDQLAAGQRLADRIAAMSGGRLVIEVLPPDTVVPSSEALKAVSNGTVEMSRSLAYDWRTQSPVLEFFFVVPYGFTQNEISVWLHYFGGQELWDAAYAPFGVKAFPAGSLGAQSFGWFRNEINTLNDLKGMRFRTTGVAADVISKLGVRPVSMDLEEIRQAMPAGKLDGFELVGPLVDLHYGLHKIAPYYYFPSYNQPSGLVELVVNREKYEALPTDLQQIVAIAAQAEHDQGFAEANAGNARALQTLSRDYNIQVRQLPPDVMKALGNASGEVIAEMRSRGDRLTKRTIDSFLSTRQVLMQWSQVTEQSFLTARTLPFTYG; this is translated from the coding sequence ATGGATCGCAAAGGCTCGATTCAGCGTCGCAATTTTTTACTCGGTGCAGCTGCTTCTGCAACAGCGGCGATCGCAATCGGCAGTCAGACGCATCAAACGGCAAAGGCTCAGTCAGCCGAATTTCGCTGGCGCATGGTGTCTCGTTGGGATAAAACCTTTCCCGATCAACTGGCTGCCGGACAGCGATTAGCCGATCGCATTGCTGCCATGAGCGGAGGGCGATTGGTCATAGAGGTATTGCCACCAGATACAGTTGTTCCCTCTTCTGAGGCGTTGAAGGCAGTGAGCAATGGCACTGTAGAAATGAGCCGCAGTCTGGCATACGATTGGCGAACTCAGTCTCCGGTTTTAGAGTTTTTCTTTGTCGTTCCCTATGGGTTCACTCAAAATGAAATTAGCGTCTGGCTGCACTACTTTGGCGGACAGGAGTTGTGGGATGCGGCGTATGCTCCATTTGGCGTGAAAGCCTTTCCTGCGGGTTCATTAGGCGCACAGTCCTTCGGTTGGTTCCGCAATGAAATTAATACGTTGAACGATTTAAAAGGTATGCGATTTCGCACGACAGGCGTAGCCGCAGATGTCATATCTAAGTTGGGAGTCCGCCCAGTATCGATGGATTTAGAGGAAATTCGTCAAGCCATGCCAGCGGGAAAGCTAGACGGATTTGAGCTTGTCGGTCCGCTGGTCGATCTGCATTATGGTTTGCACAAAATCGCGCCGTATTATTACTTCCCATCCTATAATCAACCCTCCGGCTTAGTTGAGTTAGTTGTGAATCGGGAAAAGTATGAAGCATTACCGACCGACTTACAGCAGATTGTGGCGATCGCTGCCCAAGCGGAACACGACCAGGGTTTCGCAGAAGCTAATGCAGGGAATGCCAGGGCGCTCCAGACGTTGAGCCGCGATTATAATATCCAGGTTCGGCAGTTGCCACCGGATGTCATGAAGGCGTTAGGAAATGCTTCTGGTGAAGTCATTGCAGAAATGCGATCGCGTGGCGATCGCTTGACGAAACGAACTATCGATTCATTTCTATCCACTCGTCAAGTCCTGATGCAATGGAGTCAGGTAACTGAGCAAAGCTTTTTAACCGCACGAACGTTACCATTTACGTATGGTTAA
- a CDS encoding LysR family transcriptional regulator, with amino-acid sequence MELHDLRYFVAVAEDLHFGRAAQRLHMTQPALSRQIQALEAELDVQLFRRSKRSVQLTIAGQTFFEEAKQILRHTEQAIQTTKRVARGEVGQLRLSFTASALRSVLPEIVRVFRERYPDVQLTMNERCTHDQVAAFHSHQVDVGFLYLPVDEKLLTLQPIAEEVWIVALPKGHHLSDRKHLTLSMLANEAFILHPRQSGAKFYDRIVGLCEQAGFYPNVVQEVETSQTRVGLVAAGMGITFVPEYLQNVGDTEVIYRRLKGTAPKLQLAIARRRDNFSPIVQQFLHVVEELSQKSGQESVA; translated from the coding sequence ATGGAACTCCACGATCTTCGGTACTTTGTTGCGGTGGCAGAAGACTTGCATTTTGGTCGTGCAGCCCAGCGATTGCACATGACTCAGCCTGCTTTGAGTCGGCAGATTCAGGCTTTAGAAGCAGAATTGGACGTACAGTTGTTTCGGCGCAGCAAACGCAGCGTGCAACTGACGATCGCCGGACAAACCTTTTTTGAGGAAGCCAAGCAGATTCTTCGTCATACAGAACAAGCGATCCAAACAACCAAACGGGTGGCGCGAGGAGAAGTCGGACAATTGCGATTGAGTTTTACTGCCTCGGCGCTGCGAAGCGTTCTCCCAGAAATTGTGCGAGTATTTCGCGAACGCTATCCCGACGTGCAACTGACGATGAACGAACGTTGTACGCACGATCAGGTCGCTGCCTTTCACAGTCATCAGGTAGATGTGGGCTTCCTCTATCTCCCCGTTGACGAGAAATTGCTTACCCTGCAACCGATTGCTGAAGAAGTCTGGATTGTTGCCTTACCGAAAGGACATCATTTGAGCGATCGAAAACACTTAACTTTAAGTATGCTGGCCAACGAAGCGTTTATTCTGCATCCGCGTCAGTCAGGTGCGAAATTCTACGATCGAATCGTTGGATTATGCGAACAGGCAGGTTTTTATCCCAATGTAGTGCAAGAAGTCGAAACCAGCCAAACGAGAGTCGGTTTAGTTGCCGCAGGGATGGGAATTACATTTGTGCCAGAATATCTGCAAAACGTCGGTGACACAGAGGTGATTTATCGACGATTAAAGGGAACTGCACCAAAATTACAACTGGCGATCGCTCGTCGTCGCGATAATTTCTCGCCCATCGTGCAGCAGTTTCTCCATGTAGTTGAAGAACTCAGTCAAAAATCTGGTCAGGAATCTGTGGCATGA
- a CDS encoding LysR family transcriptional regulator, producing MNTEWLRCFVVLAKTLNFRRAAEQLHMAQPSLSRAIAQLETELGVQLVKRTTRQVQLTTAGQVFLTEAQAILLRTEQAIRAVRQTAIQASGRLGVGFTEMALQTIVPKVLSVFRDRFPQIELDIFEACTENQVEALQLAKIDVGFLHPPLRTSFLTVLPIDREPLMFALPVGHPLSLQEAIAWSELANETLILHQRQDGPVLYDYIIHCCERAGFTPKIAHRATGQTFIGLVTAQLGISLLAPSMQQVKNPGVVFVAIADDAPTLEYAFVWRREDASPIVEAFRQVVEEVAVEW from the coding sequence ATGAACACAGAATGGTTGCGTTGCTTTGTCGTCCTAGCAAAAACCTTAAATTTCAGACGCGCTGCCGAACAACTACACATGGCGCAACCATCCTTATCGCGGGCGATCGCTCAACTGGAAACAGAACTGGGAGTTCAACTTGTCAAGCGCACCACGCGCCAAGTCCAACTGACAACGGCGGGACAAGTTTTCTTGACGGAAGCGCAAGCAATTTTGCTACGCACAGAGCAAGCAATTCGTGCGGTGCGTCAAACTGCCATCCAAGCATCGGGAAGATTGGGTGTAGGATTTACAGAAATGGCACTACAGACAATCGTGCCGAAAGTCCTATCTGTATTTCGCGATCGCTTCCCCCAGATCGAACTCGACATTTTTGAAGCCTGTACGGAAAATCAAGTAGAAGCACTACAACTTGCCAAAATCGATGTTGGATTTCTACATCCACCGCTTCGCACGTCATTTTTGACAGTACTACCAATCGATCGAGAACCCCTGATGTTTGCCTTACCTGTAGGGCATCCACTGTCACTACAAGAGGCGATCGCTTGGTCGGAACTGGCTAATGAAACACTCATACTACACCAACGGCAGGATGGACCTGTATTATACGACTACATCATCCATTGCTGCGAACGAGCGGGATTTACTCCCAAAATCGCTCACAGAGCCACAGGACAAACTTTTATCGGCTTGGTGACAGCTCAACTAGGAATTAGCCTGTTAGCACCGAGTATGCAGCAGGTCAAAAACCCAGGAGTGGTATTTGTAGCGATCGCGGACGACGCACCAACTTTGGAGTATGCTTTTGTATGGCGGCGCGAGGACGCATCGCCCATAGTTGAAGCATTTCGTCAAGTGGTTGAAGAAGTTGCTGTTGAGTGGTGA
- a CDS encoding lactonase family protein — protein MRRKVWAIACVVLLAIGLFAKTGIAQERPNFEQKTTASAFTGQIFPSYFQFKGRYLAVLSDADMVASAYIDNNLGARSPQMRDELSLIPLTNGLRELNPIRLPVSNAVTAWPSNLAISQDGRFAYVTEVDRPPPPGATQRTQLQPGQNINAIDLSNPSSPRIVQTVQVRGRTQATTLSPDGRLLAVSVSRNENEHIYIYPIQSNGQLGQPSIMKFPGATEAPLHIEFSPRGNFLAATFAMQNAARFARYRVTGNSIKLEAWGEPLITGKFPSVGHWTPDGRHFIVTNLYWFGGTADLYVGVGNSTLTVIAFNDTPQAGKVAHTILSTAPVGASAEEFAISPDGQRVVSLNMENSFLPPKDPRLTYYSSLTLLDFDRQTGILTPRGTYSFEGILPEGITFDASGQFLAVANFAQFNPQRLVEQTTIDFWRVVDGVEPKLVQLDVKVPVMRGAHIVKLIP, from the coding sequence ATGAGAAGAAAAGTTTGGGCGATCGCCTGTGTTGTTCTTTTGGCGATCGGATTATTTGCTAAAACTGGAATTGCTCAAGAACGTCCCAATTTCGAGCAAAAAACAACCGCCTCAGCATTTACAGGTCAAATCTTTCCTAGCTATTTTCAATTTAAAGGGCGCTATCTTGCCGTACTTTCTGATGCCGATATGGTAGCTTCGGCTTACATAGATAATAATTTGGGGGCGCGATCGCCCCAGATGAGAGACGAACTATCGCTGATTCCCCTGACTAATGGTTTACGAGAGTTAAATCCAATTCGCTTACCCGTATCTAATGCAGTTACGGCTTGGCCCTCAAACTTGGCTATTTCTCAAGATGGGCGCTTTGCCTACGTCACAGAAGTCGATCGCCCACCGCCACCAGGGGCAACGCAAAGGACACAACTACAACCAGGGCAGAATATCAATGCGATCGATCTTTCTAATCCTTCCTCGCCTCGAATCGTGCAAACAGTACAAGTACGAGGACGAACTCAAGCCACAACATTATCCCCTGATGGTAGGTTACTCGCCGTCAGTGTGTCGCGCAACGAAAACGAGCATATTTATATCTATCCAATTCAAAGCAACGGGCAACTAGGTCAACCCTCGATTATGAAATTTCCTGGTGCAACTGAAGCACCATTGCATATTGAATTTTCTCCCCGTGGTAACTTTTTGGCTGCAACCTTTGCCATGCAAAACGCAGCCCGATTTGCGCGGTATCGAGTTACAGGCAACAGCATCAAACTAGAGGCTTGGGGCGAACCACTGATTACCGGAAAATTTCCCTCTGTCGGGCATTGGACTCCCGATGGTCGTCACTTCATCGTCACAAACTTGTATTGGTTTGGCGGAACTGCAGATCTCTACGTCGGCGTGGGTAATTCGACACTAACAGTTATTGCATTTAACGATACGCCGCAAGCTGGAAAAGTCGCGCATACCATCTTATCAACCGCCCCTGTAGGCGCTTCGGCGGAGGAATTTGCGATTAGTCCCGATGGGCAGCGAGTTGTATCGCTGAATATGGAAAATTCGTTTTTACCACCTAAAGACCCGCGCTTGACTTACTACTCTTCGCTGACGTTACTCGATTTCGATCGCCAAACTGGAATTCTTACCCCTAGAGGCACGTATTCGTTTGAAGGCATTTTACCCGAAGGAATTACTTTTGATGCTTCCGGTCAATTTCTTGCCGTAGCAAATTTCGCCCAATTCAACCCACAACGACTTGTAGAACAGACAACGATCGACTTCTGGCGTGTGGTGGACGGTGTAGAACCCAAGCTAGTGCAACTGGATGTCAAAGTACCCGTGATGCGTGGCGCTCACATTGTCAAGTTAATTCCCTAA
- a CDS encoding DUF6152 family protein yields MLFSQKWMRLGITTVIVLFSAGSVTKVAAHHGFTGEYDASRPLYIQGTVQQVRWQSPHSTLIVELPKNLEVPPEFRQLSTSELGSDTQKQLTVSPDLLGTRSRVEFPPVSSMVAPLQDRLQVGDSIQLVVLRNCQPPNQLRVLLARLTDGTTVARAKTANQVNGCSS; encoded by the coding sequence ATGCTATTTTCTCAAAAGTGGATGCGGTTGGGAATAACTACTGTAATTGTGCTATTCTCAGCCGGAAGCGTGACCAAAGTCGCAGCCCATCACGGCTTTACAGGAGAATACGATGCCAGTCGCCCGCTGTACATACAAGGAACCGTGCAGCAAGTGCGTTGGCAATCTCCCCACAGTACGTTAATTGTGGAATTGCCCAAAAATCTAGAAGTACCACCAGAGTTTCGCCAGTTATCCACCAGTGAATTAGGATCGGATACTCAAAAGCAATTGACAGTTTCCCCTGACTTGTTGGGCACGCGATCGCGGGTAGAATTTCCTCCTGTATCCTCAATGGTCGCTCCTTTGCAAGACCGCTTGCAAGTGGGAGACTCAATTCAGTTGGTAGTGTTGCGTAATTGCCAACCGCCAAATCAACTCAGGGTACTGCTAGCGCGTCTAACTGATGGCACGACAGTTGCACGGGCAAAAACCGCCAATCAAGTCAATGGATGTTCCAGTTGA
- a CDS encoding DUF6644 family protein, whose protein sequence is MNILEWLEYSAIGETARQFYPWLEVMHILGFSVLIGCVAIFDLRLLGYYRRLSIADSVRYLLRLARMSFIIVALSGLLLFAAQATLLAVNPAFRFKLLLLAIALLNAVIFHWKFSPSRQVKQLIFVKAIAIISLLAWMGIVICGRFIAYT, encoded by the coding sequence ATGAATATTCTAGAATGGCTGGAGTATTCTGCAATTGGCGAAACCGCACGACAGTTTTATCCCTGGCTAGAGGTGATGCACATTCTCGGATTTTCCGTATTAATTGGCTGCGTCGCCATTTTCGATCTGCGATTGCTGGGATATTATCGTCGCCTTTCTATTGCTGATAGCGTGCGCTACCTATTGCGGTTAGCACGGATGAGTTTTATTATCGTAGCCTTGTCAGGATTGTTGCTTTTTGCGGCGCAAGCAACTTTATTAGCTGTAAACCCTGCATTTCGATTTAAGCTGCTGCTACTTGCGATCGCCCTATTAAATGCAGTCATATTCCACTGGAAATTTTCCCCATCACGTCAAGTAAAACAATTAATTTTTGTAAAAGCAATTGCCATTATCTCCTTACTTGCTTGGATGGGGATTGTTATTTGTGGACGTTTTATTGCCTACACTTAA
- a CDS encoding alkaline phosphatase D family protein, producing MNFNSRHINRRSFLLGSAFTSGAVAASLLSPSRQVKAQAPGIVTSDKMRPTIPYGVASGDLTGNRAVVWSRCDRPARAIVEYSTSENFRHVRRVIGAPALEATDFTVRVDLSGLPTDEQIFYRFTFQDLNNSSISSVPVTGTFRTPSAKKRDIKFVWGGDTAGQGWGINPEFGGMKIYETMRQLNPDFFIHSGDTIYADNPILSEVKLDDGSIWKNITTPEKAKVAETLTEFRGNYIYNLLDENVRRFNAEVPQLVQWDDHETTNNWYPGEILTDIGTDARYQLKDVNLLAERARQAFLEYQPIRFDPNDSERIYRSFQYGAMLDIFMLDKRSYRGANSANRQTEASDETAFLGKAQVSWLKQQLLTSTATWKVIASDMPIGLVIPDGTTAYEALSNGDNGVPLGRELEFADLFQFIQRQNIRNVVWLTADVHYAAAHYYDPSKAQFTDFKPFWEFVAGPLNSGTFGPNELDNTFGPQVKFNSLPEGTKPNRPPSEGLQFFGMVKIDCDSEVMTVTLHNLAGDTLYSVDLPPEES from the coding sequence ATGAATTTCAACTCGCGACACATTAACCGTCGCTCATTTCTGCTTGGTTCGGCTTTCACCAGCGGGGCTGTAGCTGCCAGTTTGTTGTCGCCATCTCGACAAGTGAAAGCGCAAGCCCCAGGAATTGTGACCTCAGACAAAATGCGCCCGACAATCCCTTATGGAGTTGCTAGTGGCGATCTTACAGGCAATCGCGCCGTAGTTTGGAGTCGTTGCGATCGCCCCGCCCGCGCGATCGTAGAATACAGTACGAGTGAAAATTTTCGCCATGTCCGACGAGTTATCGGAGCGCCAGCTTTAGAAGCAACTGACTTTACAGTCCGCGTTGACCTATCAGGACTGCCAACCGACGAGCAAATCTTCTACCGATTCACTTTTCAGGATTTGAACAACTCCAGTATTTCTAGCGTTCCGGTCACGGGAACTTTTCGCACGCCTTCAGCGAAAAAACGCGACATTAAATTTGTCTGGGGGGGAGATACAGCCGGACAAGGCTGGGGAATTAATCCAGAATTTGGTGGCATGAAGATCTATGAAACTATGCGACAACTCAATCCAGACTTTTTCATCCACTCTGGCGATACAATTTACGCTGATAACCCGATCTTGTCTGAAGTCAAACTCGACGATGGTAGCATTTGGAAAAACATCACTACACCAGAAAAAGCAAAGGTAGCAGAAACGCTGACTGAGTTTCGCGGCAATTATATTTACAACCTACTCGATGAAAACGTCCGCCGCTTCAATGCCGAAGTCCCTCAACTCGTTCAGTGGGACGACCACGAAACCACGAACAACTGGTATCCAGGCGAGATTCTTACAGATATCGGTACAGATGCTCGTTATCAGCTTAAAGATGTGAATCTTCTGGCAGAACGGGCGAGACAAGCCTTTCTAGAATACCAACCAATTCGCTTCGATCCTAACGATTCAGAGCGGATTTATCGTTCGTTTCAGTATGGAGCGATGCTCGACATTTTCATGCTCGACAAGCGCAGCTATCGAGGCGCAAACTCGGCAAATCGCCAAACTGAGGCAAGCGACGAGACGGCATTTTTAGGTAAAGCTCAAGTCAGTTGGTTAAAGCAACAATTACTCACTTCAACCGCCACCTGGAAAGTTATTGCTAGCGATATGCCAATCGGGTTAGTCATTCCAGATGGGACGACAGCCTATGAAGCGCTATCAAATGGCGATAATGGCGTTCCTCTAGGGAGAGAACTAGAGTTTGCAGATTTGTTTCAGTTCATCCAACGGCAAAATATCCGCAATGTCGTTTGGTTGACAGCGGACGTACATTATGCTGCCGCTCACTACTACGACCCTAGCAAAGCTCAATTTACTGATTTCAAACCTTTTTGGGAGTTTGTCGCGGGTCCTTTAAACTCAGGCACGTTTGGACCTAACGAGCTAGATAATACTTTTGGACCACAGGTGAAATTTAACAGCTTGCCAGAGGGAACAAAGCCGAATCGACCCCCTTCAGAAGGGTTACAGTTTTTTGGTATGGTCAAAATCGATTGCGACAGTGAAGTGATGACCGTCACCCTACACAATTTAGCCGGGGACACCCTCTACAGCGTGGATTTGCCTCCAGAGGAGAGCTGA